In the Terriglobus sp. RCC_193 genome, GACCGGGTTGCCGACGATGGCGCGCGATTTTGGCACGTCAGCCATTGCGGTGAATGTTGGTATTACGGCTTACCTGCTGACGCTGGCGATCTTCATTCCGGTGAGCGGATGGGTGGCAACACGGTTTGGCGAGCGGCGTGTTTTCACATCGGCCATTCTGATCTTTACCTGTGCCTCTGCTTTGTGTGGACTTAGCCATACGCTGCCGTTGTTTACGGCTTCACGTGTGTTGCAGGGCATTGGCGGGTCGATGATGGTGCCGGTGGGGCGGTTGATGGTGCTGCGGGCTTCGACCAAGGCGCAGTTGATGAAGGCGATTGCTTACACGATCTGGCCTGCGCTGGTGGCGCCTATCCTAGGGCCGCCGCTGGGTGGATGGATTCTCTCGTTTACAACGTGGCCGTGGATGTTCCTGCTGAACGTTCCGATTGGTATTGTGTTGTTTGCGCTGGCGCTGAAACTGGTACCGAAAGACCGTGAGACGGTTCGCGAGAGTTTTGACCTTCCGGGGTTTCTGCTGGCCGGATCGGCTTCGTTCTGCCTGATGTATCTGCTGGAATCGCTGGAAGTGCAGCACGCCCCGGGGATGAAAGCTGCGGTGCTTCTGGTGGCAACTGTTGCACTGTCATTCGCGATGGTGTGGTGGCTGCGGCGTGCGGAAGAACCTCTGTTTTCGCTGGAAGTATTTCGTATTGAGACGTTCCGCGTGTCGAATGGACCCGGAGCAATGTTCCGGATGGCGGTGTATTCCGTGCCGTTCCTGTTGCCGCTGCTGTTTCAGGAGGCTTTCGGGCTGAATCCGCTGGAATCGGGTTCGTTGACGATGGCAGTGTTTGCGGGGAACCTTGCGATGAAGCCGCTGACCGGGCCGTTGCTTCGTCGGTATGGTTTTCGTACGGTCCTGCTATGGAATGGGGCGTTGACCGCGATGGCGCTTGTAGCGTGTGGATGGCTCCACGCAAACACGCCGAAGGTGATCACTCTGCTGGTTCTGTTTGCAGGCGGGCTGGGACGCTCCATGGAGCTGACGGCGCTTACGACCATGGGATTCGCGGACCTGCCAGAGAAGCTGAAGAACAGCGGCACGACACTGGCCACAACGATTAATCAGATGACGACGAGTCTTGGTGTGGCTGTTTCTGCGCTCGCTCTGCATGGGAGCGCACTGATGCGGGGTGGCGCGAGTGCATTTGATTTTCGCGTGGCGTTCTGTGTGATGGCAGGGCTGGCTGCGCTGAGTTTGCCGTCGTACTGGACAATGCATCCTGCGGCGGGTGCGGCGGTGAGCGGAAACCTGATCCGGCAGGAGCGGGAAGCGACACCTGCAGAAGGCTAGCGCAGCAGTTTTTGCAGGGCGGTGAGCCACTCCGTCGGACTGTCGACGACGGCATCCGGGCCAGCTTCATGCAGCTTTGCCGGCGCTAATCCATAGCTGCATCCCAGGCAGAGGACACCGGCGCTGCGTGCCGTGGCTACGTCGACGTGCGAGTCGCCGACGAGAACTGTTCGCTGCGGGGACACCTGCCTGCCCAACAGGCGTGATGCTTCTTCCATCAGTGCCTGCATACCTTCGGGGTCGGGCTTCTTGGTGGGGAAGCTGTCGCCGCCGTAATTAGCAAAGAAGAATTCAGACAGCCCCAGACCGGAACAGATGACGTGTGATGGGCGATAAGGTTTGTTGGTTAGGATTGCCATCGGCAAGGCGGGTGCGGCCTGACGGATCTTGCGGAGTTCGCTGATTACGCCGGGATAGGCGTAGGTGAAGTCGAGATTGTGTGCGCGGTAATAGTCCAGGAAGAAGGGAATCGCCTGTGCGAGTGCTACTTCGTCCATGCTGCCTGTGGCTTCCAGGGAACGGCGAACGAGCATGGCGGCACCGTCGCCAATGAACTCCGCAATGCGATGGGGTGGGAGTTTTTCTCGCCCCAGGAAGGCGAGTGTGGCATTGACGGATGCAGCCAGGTCCTGTTCCGAGTCGATCAAGGTGCCATCCAGATCGAAGACGAGAAGATCGCAGCGTAATACGCTGCTGGCTTCCTCAGGCATACTTGCGCAACATACCAAGGACCTTGCCCTGAATGGCGACGCGGTCCGCAGGGGCAAAGATGGGAGCCATCTCATTATTGGAAGGCTGCAGGCGGATCAGATTGCCTTCCTTGTAATAGCGCTTCAGCGTGGCATCGGAACCGTCGACCAGGGCAACGATGATTTCACCTTCGCGGGCAGTGCTGGTGCGTTCCACCAGAACATAGTCGCCGTTGACGATGTGTTCGTCGCGCATACTGTCGCCGCGGACCTCCAGGGCGAAGACCTCGCGGTTGCCGATGATCTCGGAAAGCGAGATAGATTCCGCGGTTTCAATGGCTTCCACAGGCTGACCGGCCGCGATGCGTCCCAGGAGAGGTAGGCGTTCGCCACCCTTGCGAGAATTTCTTGGTGAGAGGACGTCGATGGAGCGGCTGCGGTTATGGGCGCGCTGCAGCAGGCCTTTGTTGTGCAGATTTGTGATGTGTTTGTGGACCGTGGCCAGCGAATTCAGACCGAGTCCAGCCGCAATTTCTTCATAGGAAGGGGAGTATCCCTTGCGCTGGGTAAAGCCTGAGAGGAAGTCCAGAACCTCTTTTTGTCGCCGCGTAATCGCCATGGCTGAAATTGTAGCGAATAAAAGGCGAACTGCAAGGTAAAAGTTTTTTGCACCAAGATAGGCAATGGGGTGGCGTAGCTGTTCCCGATGTGGTACGACTCGCACACACTGCCGCCAGTGAATGATTGTTTTGCTCTCATGTCCGCGTCATCTTGAGATGGAGACAGGTGACGGATTGAAAAGCTCACCTGCCACAGATGGACAGATGAATCGCAGAAATGGACGCAAAGGAGCAGCAATGAGAGTGATGGTGGCAGAAGACGATACGGCACTTTCTTTGTTTTTGAAGAAGGCGCTTGAATTGGAAGGACACACCGTTCGCGCAGTTGCAGATGGCGCAAGTGCATTAGAAGGCATTCAGGAAGATATGCCTGATCTGTTAGTGCTGGATCTGGGCCTGCCGCAGATGGATGGCGTGGATGTACTGCGGGCACTGCACGACCGGGTTGCGTCCATGTCTGTATTGGTATTGACAGGCCGGTCGCAGCTATCGGAAAAGATTGAATGTTTGAATCTGGGCGCGGATGACTATCTGTTGAAGCCATTCTCTATGTATGAATTATTAGCGCGTTGTAACGCGATTGGCCGACGCAGGATGGGGTCCGCAGCCGGTGTGTTGCAGTGCGCGGGGCTGCGTATGGATCGCATTCAGCGCACTGTTTCGTATCAGGAAGAGGTGCTGGAATTTACCTCGAAGGAATTCATGCTGCTGGAGTATTTGCTGTTACAGAAGGGCCGCGCTGTGTCGCGACGTGAATTGCTGCAGAACGTTTGGCAGATGTCCCCGGATGCTGGAACGAATGTGGTGGATGTGTATGTGAATTATCTTCGCCGCAAGTTGAGCACCGTCGGCGCGTCGCGGCTGGTGCAGACGATGCGCGGCGAGGGATATTGCATTGCCGCGAATAAAAATGATGCGCCACGATTCAACGCAATGCCGGCTGCTGGTTTTCATGCAGCCCTGGAGGTTGCATGAATCAGATGGAGTTGACCATGAAGGATGTTGCGCTGGAAGAACTGGATGACGCCATCCACGCGCTCTCACAGCCTATGACCGCGTTGCTGTTCGCCGTGGAGATGGCTTTTCTTCGCACTGCGCCGGAGCAGATTCAGGATGCGTTAAACACAGCGCGCACGGAGTGCCGTCGAGCGGTTTCGGAGCTGGAACGCGTACGTGAGGCAGCAGCGCGTTTGCGTGCGGAGGGATCGCAATGAGTGTTGTAGCGGCGGCATCGGTTCAACAGCGTTCCGTGGTGTTGGTGATTCCGGATACGGAGTTGCGACACAAGCTTTCTTCTTTGCTTGCAGGCATGCGTTGGAATGTATTTCCTGCGTCTGGCGGGGCCGAGGCAATGATGCATCTTGGAAGTATGGCGCCAGAGGCGATGATCGTGGATCATTGGCTGCCGGACCTTGATGCGGCGGAGTTTGCGGAATATGCGGCGACCCTTTGCCCGGCGACGGATATGTTGCAGATGGACGGTAGCTGCAACGGTTCTGCAGCCCGTAGTGCGCGTCGCAATGAGCTTCTGCATGCACTGCGAGAGGCGCAGGAAAGCTGCATGGAAACCGCACCTGCAACGGGGGGATTTGATGGTGCGGCCTGGCTGCATGCGCCTGTGACGCCACCATCTGTTGCGCCTGTGACTGCGGTCAAAGTAGTGCAGCCTGAGGTTTCGGAAGAGGTCAGGATGCATCTTCCAGAATTTGTTGGCGATGCTGTGAAGATGCGGGAGTTGGCGCAGCAGATTCGCCTGGTGGCTCCGCATGCCGCGAACGTTCTGGTGCTGGGAGAAACGGGTACGGGAAAAGAGCTGGTTGCAAAGGCTGTGCATCGATTGAGCCCTCGTGCAGGAAAACCATTTGTGGTGCTGAACTGCGCTGCGATCCCGGAACACTTGTTGGAAGCTGAGTTGTTTGGTCATACGCGTGGCGCGTTTACGGGCGCTGTGACATCGCGTATGGGGCGCATTGAAGCGGCGCATGGTGGCACGCTGTTTCTGGATGAAATCGGAGAGATGCCTCTGCCGCTCCAGGCGAAGATGCTTCGCTTCCTGGAGAATGGCGAGATTCAGAAGGTGGGCGAAAATGAGCCCATTCGCGTGGATGTGCGCATTGTCGCGGCCACGCATCAGCCTTTGGAAGAGCTCGCGCATGATCATCGATTCCGGCTGGATCTGTACTATCGCCTTGCTGTATTTCCCGTGGAGATACCCGCGTTGCGTGAGAGGCGCGAGGATATTCCCATGCTGGTGGAACATACACTGCGCAAACTTGGCGACACTATGCCGCGCAAATCCATCAGCAGCGAAGCTCTTTCACTGTTAATGGATCTTGACTGGGCGGG is a window encoding:
- a CDS encoding response regulator transcription factor; the protein is MRVMVAEDDTALSLFLKKALELEGHTVRAVADGASALEGIQEDMPDLLVLDLGLPQMDGVDVLRALHDRVASMSVLVLTGRSQLSEKIECLNLGADDYLLKPFSMYELLARCNAIGRRRMGSAAGVLQCAGLRMDRIQRTVSYQEEVLEFTSKEFMLLEYLLLQKGRAVSRRELLQNVWQMSPDAGTNVVDVYVNYLRRKLSTVGASRLVQTMRGEGYCIAANKNDAPRFNAMPAAGFHAALEVA
- a CDS encoding DHA2 family efflux MFS transporter permease subunit — encoded protein: MANTSKKTEDPSTLRGHALAIALLAAGALFMENLDATIIATGLPTMARDFGTSAIAVNVGITAYLLTLAIFIPVSGWVATRFGERRVFTSAILIFTCASALCGLSHTLPLFTASRVLQGIGGSMMVPVGRLMVLRASTKAQLMKAIAYTIWPALVAPILGPPLGGWILSFTTWPWMFLLNVPIGIVLFALALKLVPKDRETVRESFDLPGFLLAGSASFCLMYLLESLEVQHAPGMKAAVLLVATVALSFAMVWWLRRAEEPLFSLEVFRIETFRVSNGPGAMFRMAVYSVPFLLPLLFQEAFGLNPLESGSLTMAVFAGNLAMKPLTGPLLRRYGFRTVLLWNGALTAMALVACGWLHANTPKVITLLVLFAGGLGRSMELTALTTMGFADLPEKLKNSGTTLATTINQMTTSLGVAVSALALHGSALMRGGASAFDFRVAFCVMAGLAALSLPSYWTMHPAAGAAVSGNLIRQEREATPAEG
- a CDS encoding HAD family hydrolase, coding for MPEEASSVLRCDLLVFDLDGTLIDSEQDLAASVNATLAFLGREKLPPHRIAEFIGDGAAMLVRRSLEATGSMDEVALAQAIPFFLDYYRAHNLDFTYAYPGVISELRKIRQAAPALPMAILTNKPYRPSHVICSGLGLSEFFFANYGGDSFPTKKPDPEGMQALMEEASRLLGRQVSPQRTVLVGDSHVDVATARSAGVLCLGCSYGLAPAKLHEAGPDAVVDSPTEWLTALQKLLR
- a CDS encoding sigma-54 dependent transcriptional regulator translates to MSVVAAASVQQRSVVLVIPDTELRHKLSSLLAGMRWNVFPASGGAEAMMHLGSMAPEAMIVDHWLPDLDAAEFAEYAATLCPATDMLQMDGSCNGSAARSARRNELLHALREAQESCMETAPATGGFDGAAWLHAPVTPPSVAPVTAVKVVQPEVSEEVRMHLPEFVGDAVKMRELAQQIRLVAPHAANVLVLGETGTGKELVAKAVHRLSPRAGKPFVVLNCAAIPEHLLEAELFGHTRGAFTGAVTSRMGRIEAAHGGTLFLDEIGEMPLPLQAKMLRFLENGEIQKVGENEPIRVDVRIVAATHQPLEELAHDHRFRLDLYYRLAVFPVEIPALRERREDIPMLVEHTLRKLGDTMPRKSISSEALSLLMDLDWAGNVRELGHMIHRAVILCGEEAGIRPEHIRLPGCMPAMQH
- the lexA gene encoding transcriptional repressor LexA translates to MAITRRQKEVLDFLSGFTQRKGYSPSYEEIAAGLGLNSLATVHKHITNLHNKGLLQRAHNRSRSIDVLSPRNSRKGGERLPLLGRIAAGQPVEAIETAESISLSEIIGNREVFALEVRGDSMRDEHIVNGDYVLVERTSTAREGEIIVALVDGSDATLKRYYKEGNLIRLQPSNNEMAPIFAPADRVAIQGKVLGMLRKYA